From a single Nilaparvata lugens isolate BPH unplaced genomic scaffold, ASM1435652v1 scaffold7118, whole genome shotgun sequence genomic region:
- the LOC120356561 gene encoding putative protein TPRXL: SPSPSFTSPSRSPPPPCSYSSSSSSSSFPSPSNSFSSSSSFSLFYSSASPPSTHSPTPTPTSPTS; encoded by the exons tctccttctccttctttcacaTCTCCCTCTAGATCACCCCCTCCtccttgctcatattcttcttcgtcttcttcttcttcttttccatctcct tctaactcgttttcttcttcttcttctttttctcttttttattcgTCTGCTTCTCCTCCTTCCACTCATTCCCCTACTCCCACTCCTACTTCTCCCACTTCA